One Avibacterium avium genomic window carries:
- a CDS encoding ATP-dependent DNA helicase, protein MDSQNVINAFAETGVLSQHIKGFRPRAEQLEMAQAVAQAISHKQALVVEAGTGTGKTFAYLVPALLAGKKTIISTGSKNLQDQLFNRDLPAIKKALGYTGKIALLKGRANYLCLERLDQLIAQGVLGDRTVLADLAKVRKWNNATKTGDLSECVEIAEDSPILPQLTSTTESCLGSECPNYGDCYVAAARKKALNADLVVVNHHLFFADMAVKESGFGELIPNAQAIIFDEAHQIADVASQYFGISLTSRQLFDLCKDANIVYRTELKDMKQLGVAADTLLKVVQDFRLLLGEGNRRGNWRELYSQPAMAHSADKSAVQKCVELLQEKLAFLSDVVKLALGRSQTLDSIFERIASIQVILKRLQETHLVGYCYWYETMGRGFGLHITPLTVADKFGEQLSQKEAAWIFTSATLEVGGNFQHFCQRLGIQNAEQKILPSPFNYPEQALLCVPRFLPALNQSHTQTQLGQMLLPIIEKNQGRCFVLCTSYSMMRGLADFFREHSDLTVLLQGETAKSKLLEQFTTQSHAVLVATSSFWEGVDVRGDALSLVIIDKLPFTAPDEPLLKARMEDCRLQGKDPFNEIQIPEAVITLKQGVGRLIRDVTDRGAVIICDSRLVMRSYGETFLKSLPNAKRTRDLNNVIQFLTEKK, encoded by the coding sequence ATGGATAGCCAAAATGTGATCAACGCCTTTGCGGAAACGGGCGTGCTGAGTCAGCATATCAAAGGATTTCGCCCCCGAGCCGAGCAGCTAGAAATGGCGCAAGCCGTGGCGCAGGCTATTTCACATAAGCAAGCCCTTGTGGTGGAAGCAGGAACGGGCACGGGGAAAACCTTTGCTTATTTAGTGCCAGCGTTGCTTGCAGGCAAGAAAACCATTATTTCCACGGGGTCAAAAAATCTGCAAGATCAATTGTTCAATCGTGATCTTCCTGCCATTAAAAAAGCGTTGGGTTATACGGGCAAAATCGCGCTTTTAAAAGGGCGAGCTAATTATCTTTGCCTTGAACGTTTGGATCAGCTGATTGCACAAGGGGTATTGGGCGATCGCACGGTGTTAGCAGATTTGGCTAAAGTGCGAAAATGGAACAATGCCACTAAAACAGGGGATTTAAGCGAATGTGTGGAAATTGCGGAAGACAGCCCGATTTTGCCACAGCTTACCAGCACCACTGAAAGCTGCTTAGGTTCAGAGTGTCCGAATTACGGCGATTGCTATGTGGCGGCGGCACGTAAAAAAGCCTTAAATGCCGATTTAGTGGTGGTGAATCATCATTTATTTTTTGCTGATATGGCGGTAAAAGAAAGCGGCTTTGGCGAGCTGATCCCTAATGCGCAGGCGATAATTTTTGATGAAGCCCATCAAATTGCTGATGTCGCGAGCCAGTATTTCGGCATATCCCTGACTTCACGTCAATTATTTGATTTATGCAAAGATGCCAATATTGTTTATCGTACAGAATTAAAAGATATGAAACAGCTTGGCGTGGCGGCGGATACCTTGCTCAAGGTGGTGCAAGATTTTCGTTTATTATTGGGTGAGGGTAATCGCCGTGGCAACTGGCGCGAGCTGTATTCTCAGCCTGCGATGGCGCATTCCGCAGATAAAAGTGCGGTGCAAAAATGCGTAGAATTATTGCAAGAAAAATTGGCATTTTTATCTGATGTGGTGAAACTTGCACTAGGTCGTTCGCAAACCCTAGACAGCATTTTTGAACGCATTGCCAGTATTCAGGTGATTTTAAAACGTCTGCAAGAAACCCATTTGGTGGGATATTGCTATTGGTATGAAACCATGGGGCGTGGCTTTGGCTTGCATATCACACCGCTCACCGTGGCAGATAAATTCGGTGAACAGCTCAGCCAAAAAGAAGCCGCGTGGATTTTTACTTCTGCTACCTTAGAAGTGGGGGGCAATTTTCAGCATTTTTGCCAACGTTTAGGCATTCAAAATGCCGAGCAGAAAATTTTGCCGAGTCCGTTTAATTATCCTGAACAAGCCTTATTATGTGTGCCACGTTTCTTGCCTGCATTGAACCAATCGCACACGCAAACGCAGCTCGGGCAAATGTTATTACCGATCATCGAAAAAAATCAGGGGCGCTGTTTTGTACTTTGTACCTCTTATTCAATGATGCGTGGGCTGGCGGATTTTTTCCGTGAACACAGTGATTTAACCGTGTTATTGCAAGGGGAAACGGCAAAAAGCAAATTATTAGAACAGTTTACCACCCAATCTCACGCCGTGTTGGTCGCCACTTCCAGTTTCTGGGAGGGGGTAGATGTGCGCGGCGATGCCCTTTCCTTAGTGATTATTGATAAATTGCCCTTTACCGCACCTGATGAGCCTTTGCTCAAAGCACGAATGGAAGATTGCCGCTTGCAGGGCAAAGATCCGTTTAATGAGATCCAAATTCCCGAAGCGGTGATCACCTTAAAACAAGGGGTAGGGCGTTTGATCCGTGATGTTACCGACCGCGGTGCGGTGATTATTTGTGATAGCCGTTTGGTGATGCGATCCTACGGTGAAACTTTCTTGAAAAGTTTGCCGAATGCTAAACGAACCCGAGATTTAAACAACGTAATCCAATTTTTAACAGAGAAAAAATAA
- the tsaB gene encoding tRNA (adenosine(37)-N6)-threonylcarbamoyltransferase complex dimerization subunit type 1 TsaB: protein MTTLLALDTSTEACSVALLHKGEITHLDELAQRTHTKRILPMVDEILSQSGVTLNQVDALVFGRGPGSFTGVRVGAGIAQGLALGADLPVIPISNLTTMAQQAYEQYGTTQVLCAIDARMNEVYFSQLQMQKVRSDFGEFFDWQALVSERVCTPEAVLQLAQQTEDCVKVGTGWQAYSQLATLDWAKDSDITLPSAKAMLPLALPYYWQKQWISAVEIEPVYLRNEVTWKKLPGRE, encoded by the coding sequence ATGACAACTTTACTCGCTTTAGATACTTCAACGGAAGCCTGTTCCGTTGCCTTATTGCATAAAGGGGAAATCACCCATTTAGATGAATTGGCGCAACGCACGCACACAAAGCGTATTTTGCCAATGGTTGATGAAATTTTAAGCCAGTCTGGTGTTACGCTCAATCAAGTCGATGCCTTGGTTTTTGGACGTGGTCCGGGTAGTTTTACTGGTGTGCGCGTGGGAGCAGGCATTGCGCAAGGCTTAGCATTAGGTGCAGATTTGCCGGTGATTCCTATTTCTAATCTCACCACAATGGCACAGCAAGCCTATGAGCAATATGGCACAACACAGGTGCTATGCGCCATTGATGCCAGAATGAATGAGGTGTATTTTAGCCAACTTCAGATGCAAAAAGTGCGGTCAGATTTTGGCGAGTTTTTTGACTGGCAAGCGTTAGTTAGCGAACGAGTTTGTACCCCAGAAGCCGTACTTCAGCTGGCTCAACAAACGGAAGATTGCGTTAAAGTGGGAACGGGCTGGCAGGCTTATTCGCAACTTGCTACATTAGATTGGGCGAAAGATTCTGACATCACCTTGCCTTCTGCCAAAGCAATGTTGCCTTTAGCCTTGCCTTATTACTGGCAGAAACAATGGATAAGTGCGGTGGAAATTGAGCCAGTTTATTTGCGCAATGAAGTAACTTGGAAAAAGTTACCTGGGCGTGAATAA
- a CDS encoding copper-translocating P-type ATPase, giving the protein MKVQKALQAVPQVAQVQVNLAEQTALVSGNATPQSLVAAVQQAGYGAEVVNDDALRAEKQQSKSAHEVKQRKWQGIVALGLGGALMLWGLLGGTMSVNQNNRVYWLAVGVLTLLVMIGTGKHFYQKAWQNLLNRTATMDTLVALGTGTAWLYSIYVCLNPDFFPENARHLYFEAALMIIGFINLGKMFEAKAKQHSSQALARLLDLTPKTVHLVTPQGTQEIPLTKVQAGMQLRLQTGERVAVDGTITEGQGWFDESMLTGEPVPVQKQAGDKISAGTLISDGTVIYRAEQIGEQTTLANIIKLVRQAQSSKPKMGQLADKIAGIFVPVVMCIALVSALVWYILGPAPQFSYSLVIFTTVLIIACPCALGLATPMSIISGIGRAAELGILVRDADALQKAASADTIVFDKTGTLTKGSPKITALYCFNDYSEMQVSQFAASLEQGSNHPLAKGIVQFNQENQGELKPLHAFSTLQGLGVSGEVEGLELLLGNQTLMMQQGVDIQPAMAIFQQQTERGATVVFFAINRQLAGLFVLSDPLREDSANALQRLHEQGYHLVMLTGDQEKTARALAQGTAIDNVIAGVLPAEKANIIKALQQEGRNVVMVGDGINDAPALAQADVSIAMGSGSDIAIETAELTLMRHNISAVADALCLSKGILRNMKQNLFGAFIYNILGIPIAAGLLYPLFGILLNPMIGGLAMALSSITVVSNANRLLKFKVK; this is encoded by the coding sequence ATGAAAGTGCAAAAAGCCTTGCAAGCCGTGCCACAAGTCGCCCAAGTGCAAGTGAATTTAGCAGAACAAACTGCTTTAGTGAGCGGCAATGCCACACCGCAATCCCTTGTTGCCGCCGTGCAGCAAGCAGGCTATGGCGCGGAAGTGGTGAATGATGATGCGCTGCGTGCAGAAAAACAGCAAAGCAAAAGCGCGCACGAAGTGAAACAGCGTAAATGGCAAGGCATTGTTGCCCTTGGTTTAGGGGGGGCATTAATGCTTTGGGGCTTGCTTGGTGGCACAATGAGCGTAAATCAAAACAATCGCGTTTATTGGCTCGCGGTGGGTGTGCTGACCTTGTTGGTGATGATTGGGACAGGCAAACATTTTTATCAAAAGGCGTGGCAGAATTTGCTCAACCGCACAGCCACAATGGACACATTAGTGGCATTGGGAACTGGCACGGCGTGGCTTTATTCAATTTATGTCTGCCTTAATCCCGATTTTTTCCCTGAAAATGCACGCCACCTTTATTTTGAAGCTGCACTGATGATCATCGGCTTTATTAATTTAGGCAAAATGTTTGAAGCCAAGGCGAAGCAACATTCTTCACAGGCCTTGGCGCGCTTGCTTGATCTTACCCCGAAAACCGTACATCTAGTTACGCCACAAGGCACGCAAGAGATTCCTCTTACGAAAGTGCAAGCAGGAATGCAGTTACGCTTGCAAACAGGCGAACGAGTAGCAGTGGACGGCACAATTACAGAAGGGCAAGGCTGGTTTGATGAAAGTATGCTAACAGGTGAGCCTGTTCCCGTGCAAAAGCAGGCAGGGGACAAAATCAGCGCTGGAACGCTTATTTCAGATGGTACGGTGATTTACCGTGCAGAACAAATTGGTGAGCAAACTACCTTGGCCAATATCATCAAATTAGTGCGTCAAGCGCAGAGTAGCAAGCCAAAAATGGGACAACTGGCAGACAAAATTGCTGGCATATTCGTTCCTGTGGTGATGTGCATTGCGTTAGTTTCCGCATTGGTTTGGTATATTTTGGGGCCTGCGCCACAATTTTCTTATAGTTTGGTGATTTTCACTACCGTACTCATTATTGCCTGCCCTTGTGCCTTAGGGCTTGCGACACCAATGTCGATCATTTCAGGCATTGGGCGTGCCGCAGAATTAGGCATTTTAGTGCGCGATGCCGATGCTTTACAAAAAGCTGCTAGCGCCGATACCATTGTTTTTGACAAAACAGGGACGCTGACAAAAGGTTCACCAAAAATCACCGCACTTTATTGCTTTAATGATTATTCAGAAATGCAAGTTAGCCAGTTTGCAGCAAGTCTTGAACAGGGTTCAAATCACCCTTTAGCCAAAGGTATAGTGCAGTTTAATCAAGAAAATCAAGGTGAGCTCAAACCGCTTCACGCCTTTTCGACTTTGCAAGGTTTAGGGGTGAGTGGGGAAGTGGAAGGGCTTGAATTATTGCTCGGTAACCAAACTTTAATGATGCAGCAAGGCGTGGATATTCAGCCTGCAATGGCGATCTTTCAGCAACAAACAGAACGTGGCGCAACGGTGGTCTTTTTTGCGATCAATCGCCAATTAGCCGGGCTATTTGTGCTAAGCGATCCTTTGCGTGAAGATTCAGCGAATGCCTTACAACGTTTGCACGAACAGGGCTATCATTTGGTGATGCTCACTGGTGATCAAGAAAAAACGGCTCGCGCATTGGCGCAAGGCACCGCGATTGACAATGTGATCGCTGGCGTGTTGCCTGCTGAAAAAGCGAATATCATCAAGGCATTACAGCAAGAAGGCCGCAATGTAGTGATGGTGGGCGACGGCATTAATGATGCACCAGCCCTTGCCCAAGCAGACGTGAGTATCGCAATGGGCAGCGGTTCAGATATTGCCATAGAAACCGCCGAATTAACCTTAATGCGCCACAATATTTCAGCCGTAGCCGATGCCCTTTGCCTTTCCAAAGGCATTTTACGCAATATGAAGCAAAATCTGTTCGGCGCATTTATTTACAATATTTTAGGCATACCTATTGCCGCTGGGTTGTTGTATCCCTTGTTTGGTATTTTGCTCAACCCAATGATTGGCGGGCTGGCAATGGCGTTGTCTTCCATCACCGTGGTGAGCAATGCCAATCGCTTGTTAAAATTTAAAGTGAAATAA
- the fadD gene encoding long-chain-fatty-acid--CoA ligase FadD has product MEKPWFINYPEGVEKHIDTSAYENILDMFDKAVREHPDRAAYINMGQVLTFRKLEERSRAFAAYLQNELKLQQGDPVALMMPNLLQYPIALFGILRAGMVVVNVNPLYTPRELEHQLQDSGAKAIVVVSNFASTLEKVVFNTEVKHVILTRMGDQLSFGKRTLVNFVVKYIKKLVPKYKLPHAVTFREVLAVGKYRQYVRPHLTGNDLAFLQYTGGTTGVAKGAMLSHHNIITNVFQAKWIAYPFVGDHTRERKAILALPLYHVFALTVNCLLFIELGVTAILITNPRDIDGFVKEMKKYRFVAITGVNTLFNALLNNENFKEIDFSQLKLSVGGGMAIQQSVATRWHETTGCNIIEGYGMTECSPLIAACPINVVKHNGTIGVPVPNTDIKIIKDNGEEAQLGEPGELWVKGEQVMQGYWKRPEATEEVLKDGWLATGDIVVMDESYSLRIVDRKKDMILVSGFNVYPNEIEDVIMLNYKVAEVVAIGVPNEVSGETIKVFVVKKDESLTRDELRQHCRQHLTGYKVPKDIEFRDELPKSNVGKILRRVLRDEELAKRPAN; this is encoded by the coding sequence ATGGAAAAGCCTTGGTTTATCAATTATCCAGAAGGTGTAGAAAAGCATATTGACACTTCTGCCTATGAAAATATCTTAGATATGTTTGATAAGGCGGTGCGCGAACACCCTGATCGCGCTGCTTATATTAATATGGGGCAAGTGCTGACCTTTCGTAAATTAGAAGAGCGTAGCCGCGCCTTTGCTGCTTATTTACAAAATGAATTGAAGTTACAACAAGGCGATCCTGTGGCATTGATGATGCCAAATTTATTGCAATATCCTATTGCGCTATTTGGTATTTTACGCGCTGGAATGGTGGTGGTGAATGTTAATCCCCTTTACACGCCAAGAGAGCTAGAACATCAGCTACAAGACAGCGGCGCAAAAGCCATTGTGGTGGTGTCAAATTTCGCTTCAACCCTTGAAAAAGTGGTATTCAATACAGAAGTAAAACACGTTATTTTAACCCGAATGGGCGATCAGCTTTCTTTTGGTAAACGCACGCTGGTGAATTTCGTGGTGAAATACATTAAAAAGCTCGTACCAAAATATAAATTACCGCACGCCGTAACATTCCGTGAAGTGCTGGCTGTGGGAAAATATCGTCAATATGTTCGCCCGCATTTAACGGGTAATGATCTTGCTTTCTTACAATATACAGGCGGCACAACAGGCGTTGCCAAAGGCGCAATGCTTTCTCATCACAATATTATTACCAATGTATTTCAGGCAAAATGGATTGCCTATCCTTTCGTGGGCGATCACACGCGCGAACGCAAAGCCATTCTGGCTTTACCGCTGTATCACGTTTTTGCTTTAACCGTAAACTGCTTATTGTTTATTGAACTGGGCGTTACCGCAATTTTGATCACCAATCCGCGTGATATTGATGGTTTTGTCAAAGAGATGAAAAAATATCGCTTTGTTGCCATTACCGGGGTAAACACTTTATTTAACGCCTTGTTAAATAATGAAAATTTCAAAGAAATCGATTTTTCACAGCTTAAACTTTCCGTTGGTGGGGGAATGGCCATTCAGCAATCTGTGGCAACCCGTTGGCACGAAACCACAGGCTGTAACATTATTGAAGGCTATGGAATGACTGAATGTTCACCATTGATTGCCGCTTGTCCAATCAATGTGGTGAAACACAACGGCACTATCGGTGTTCCCGTGCCGAATACGGATATTAAAATCATCAAAGACAATGGCGAAGAAGCTCAACTTGGCGAACCAGGGGAGCTTTGGGTGAAAGGCGAGCAGGTGATGCAAGGGTATTGGAAGCGTCCTGAAGCCACAGAGGAAGTGCTGAAAGACGGCTGGCTTGCCACAGGCGATATTGTGGTGATGGACGAATCTTACAGCTTACGCATTGTGGATCGCAAAAAAGATATGATCTTGGTTTCAGGCTTTAATGTGTATCCAAATGAAATTGAAGATGTGATTATGCTCAATTACAAAGTGGCTGAAGTGGTAGCCATTGGCGTGCCAAATGAAGTGTCGGGCGAAACCATTAAAGTATTTGTGGTGAAAAAAGATGAAAGTCTGACGCGTGATGAGCTACGCCAACATTGCCGCCAGCATCTCACCGGCTATAAAGTACCGAAAGACATTGAATTTAGAGATGAATTACCAAAATCCAATGTAGGTAAAATTCTGCGCCGCGTACTGCGCGATGAAGAATTAGCCAAACGACCAGCGAATTAA
- the orn gene encoding oligoribonuclease, with the protein MQLDKQNLIWIDLEMTGLDPEKERIIEIATIVTDKDLNILAEGPVLAIHQPDSLLEKMSAWCQKTHSENGLIERVKQSKLTERAAELQTLDFLKKWVPKGASPICGNSVAQDKRFLFKYMPELADYFHYRHLDVSTLKELGSRWNPEMLKGFSKKNTHLALDDIRESIAELAYYRDHFIKMP; encoded by the coding sequence ATGCAATTAGATAAACAAAACCTTATTTGGATTGACTTAGAAATGACGGGCTTAGATCCCGAAAAAGAACGCATCATTGAGATTGCCACCATTGTAACCGATAAAGATCTCAATATTCTTGCAGAAGGCCCTGTGCTTGCCATTCATCAACCAGATAGTTTACTGGAAAAAATGAGCGCTTGGTGTCAGAAAACCCATAGCGAAAATGGTTTAATTGAACGCGTAAAACAAAGCAAACTCACCGAACGTGCCGCGGAATTACAAACTTTAGATTTCCTAAAAAAATGGGTGCCTAAAGGTGCATCACCCATTTGTGGCAACAGCGTTGCGCAAGATAAACGCTTTTTATTCAAATATATGCCTGAACTCGCTGACTATTTTCATTATCGCCACCTTGATGTCAGCACCTTGAAAGAACTTGGATCGCGTTGGAATCCTGAAATGTTAAAAGGCTTTAGTAAGAAAAATACCCACCTTGCTTTAGATGATATTCGTGAATCTATTGCTGAGCTGGCTTATTATCGTGATCATTTTATTAAAATGCCTTAG
- the ptsH gene encoding phosphocarrier protein Hpr: MYSKDVEIIAPNGLHTRPAAQFVKEAKAFASDITVTSGGKSASAKSLFKLQTLGLTQGTVITISAEGEDEQKAVDHLVALIPTLE; encoded by the coding sequence ATGTACTCAAAAGATGTTGAAATTATTGCTCCAAATGGTTTACATACTCGCCCTGCGGCTCAGTTTGTAAAAGAAGCGAAAGCCTTTGCTTCTGACATTACTGTAACTTCTGGTGGCAAAAGTGCAAGTGCAAAAAGCCTTTTTAAATTACAAACTTTAGGTTTAACACAAGGAACTGTGATCACCATTTCTGCTGAAGGCGAAGATGAGCAAAAAGCAGTAGATCATTTAGTCGCTTTAATTCCTACATTAGAGTAA
- the yedF gene encoding sulfurtransferase-like selenium metabolism protein YedF translates to MAFIVIEQKDKHPAEITPTYTLDMLGEPCPYPAIATLETMPTLQEGEILEVLSDCAQSINNIPVDAKNHGYTMLSIEQDGTILRYLIQK, encoded by the coding sequence ATGGCATTTATTGTAATTGAACAGAAAGATAAACATCCTGCGGAGATCACACCAACCTACACTTTAGATATGCTTGGTGAACCTTGCCCTTATCCCGCAATCGCTACCTTAGAAACAATGCCTACCTTACAAGAAGGCGAAATTTTGGAAGTGTTAAGTGACTGTGCGCAATCCATTAATAATATTCCGGTGGATGCGAAAAATCACGGATACACAATGCTTAGCATTGAACAAGATGGTACTATTTTACGTTATCTTATTCAAAAATAA
- the hemA gene encoding glutamyl-tRNA reductase produces the protein MTILVLGINHKTASVALREKVAFSDEKRQQALQQIEQAALADSAVILSTCNRTEVYFHNKAISPQDDAQWQRQCIDWLSEIHQFDKEELNHSLYVKQNQFATQHLMRVACGLDSLVLGEPQILGQVKQAYQLSEDYYQQHQGAISGQLSRLFQKTFSTAKRVRTETSIGENAVSVAYTACTLARQIFDSLRQLNILLVGAGETIELVARHLLRHGVKSLTIANRTLARAEQLVEKLGSTQKIRVIGLDDLQAALDQADIVISSTGSPNTLISQAMVQQAQKKRCYNPMLIVDIAVPRDVEESAGEVESVYHYTVDDLQNIIQRNLTQREQASAEAEQIIDEENQAFFEWLKVHQFSNLIRRYREEAEQTRQEMLEKALSALQQGESAEQILQELSYKLMNKLIHTPTQAMQAMVKSGNAQGLQAFSQEIQTKPE, from the coding sequence ATGACAATTCTTGTTTTAGGCATTAACCATAAAACCGCTTCTGTGGCATTGCGTGAAAAAGTGGCGTTTTCTGATGAAAAACGTCAGCAGGCATTGCAACAAATCGAGCAAGCTGCTTTGGCGGACAGCGCTGTGATTTTGTCCACCTGCAACCGTACAGAAGTGTATTTTCATAATAAAGCCATTTCCCCACAAGATGATGCCCAATGGCAACGCCAATGTATTGACTGGCTGAGCGAAATTCATCAGTTTGATAAAGAAGAGTTGAATCATAGCCTTTATGTCAAACAAAATCAGTTTGCCACGCAACATTTAATGCGTGTCGCGTGCGGATTGGATTCCCTTGTATTGGGCGAGCCACAAATTTTAGGGCAAGTAAAGCAAGCCTATCAGCTGAGTGAAGATTATTATCAGCAACATCAAGGCGCGATTTCAGGCCAGCTTTCTCGCTTATTCCAAAAAACTTTTTCCACGGCAAAGCGTGTGCGCACGGAAACCAGTATCGGTGAAAATGCCGTGTCGGTGGCCTATACTGCCTGCACGCTCGCTCGTCAGATTTTTGATAGTTTACGTCAGCTGAATATTTTACTTGTCGGTGCGGGCGAAACCATCGAATTGGTAGCTCGCCATTTATTACGCCACGGCGTAAAAAGCTTAACCATTGCCAACCGAACCCTTGCTCGTGCTGAACAGTTAGTGGAAAAGCTAGGATCTACACAGAAAATTCGTGTGATCGGGCTAGATGATCTTCAAGCAGCCTTAGATCAGGCCGATATTGTAATCAGCTCGACAGGCAGCCCAAACACCCTAATCAGCCAAGCAATGGTGCAGCAAGCGCAGAAAAAGCGTTGTTATAATCCAATGCTAATTGTTGATATTGCCGTACCGCGTGATGTAGAAGAAAGCGCAGGCGAAGTGGAAAGCGTTTATCATTACACCGTTGATGATTTGCAAAATATCATTCAGCGCAATCTCACCCAGCGGGAACAGGCTTCCGCTGAAGCAGAACAGATTATTGATGAAGAAAACCAAGCCTTTTTTGAATGGCTCAAGGTGCATCAGTTTTCTAATTTAATTCGCCGTTATCGTGAAGAAGCGGAGCAAACTCGCCAAGAAATGCTTGAAAAAGCCTTGAGTGCCTTACAGCAAGGTGAAAGTGCGGAGCAAATTTTGCAAGAATTAAGCTATAAATTAATGAACAAGTTGATCCACACCCCAACCCAAGCAATGCAAGCTATGGTGAAATCAGGTAACGCACAAGGCTTGCAAGCATTTTCGCAAGAAATTCAAACCAAACCAGAATAA
- a CDS encoding DUF441 domain-containing protein, whose translation MSLQFNAIALLLVILILLGVLGNNSSITISATILLLMQQTFLAKYIPFMEKYGLNIGIIILTIGVLSPIISGKIPLPAFTELLNWKMFLAIAVGVLVAWFGGRGVNLMGAQPTLLTGLLVGTILGVAFVGGIPVGPLIAAGILSLLLGKSG comes from the coding sequence ATGTCATTACAATTTAACGCAATCGCCTTGCTACTGGTGATTTTAATTTTGCTTGGCGTGTTAGGTAACAACAGTTCAATCACCATTTCGGCGACGATTTTGCTATTAATGCAACAAACCTTTTTGGCTAAATATATTCCTTTTATGGAAAAATACGGTTTAAATATCGGCATTATTATTCTTACCATCGGCGTACTTAGTCCGATTATTTCTGGCAAAATTCCTTTGCCTGCTTTTACTGAGCTGTTGAACTGGAAAATGTTTTTAGCCATTGCTGTGGGCGTGCTGGTGGCGTGGTTTGGTGGACGTGGGGTAAACCTAATGGGCGCACAGCCCACCTTGCTCACCGGATTATTAGTTGGCACAATTTTAGGTGTTGCCTTTGTGGGCGGTATTCCTGTCGGGCCGTTGATTGCGGCGGGCATTTTGTCTTTATTATTGGGCAAGAGCGGTTAA
- a CDS encoding cation transporter, which yields MKTTVLALSDLSCQHCVKSVQKTLDGISGVQSAEVSLDKAVVVGDVDPQVLINAIVDAGYQASLVDEAK from the coding sequence ATGAAAACTACTGTATTAGCGTTAAGCGATTTATCTTGCCAACATTGCGTAAAATCCGTACAGAAAACCTTAGATGGCATTTCTGGCGTGCAAAGTGCCGAAGTGAGTTTAGATAAAGCAGTTGTAGTGGGCGATGTTGATCCGCAAGTACTGATTAATGCTATTGTTGATGCGGGTTATCAAGCTAGCTTGGTCGATGAGGCAAAGTAA
- the rsgA gene encoding small ribosomal subunit biogenesis GTPase RsgA, translated as MSKQKLTYNQQRRIRSNNAKTLQRHKSRNEDIQWQDEMLGPTQEGTVVTRYSLHADVENEQGEIFRCNLRRTLANLVVGDRVLWRKGSEQLQGVSGVIEAIHPRKNEITRPDYYDGLKVIAANIDRIIIVSAVVPELSWNIVDRYLVVCENAKIPAVIVINKADLLSETQRAAVEKQLKVYEKIGYQTLMISAKTGENMQNLTALLSQGTSIFVGQSGVGKSSLINSILPDVNAQVGAVSEGTGLGRHTTTSSRLYHLPQGGDLIDSPGIREFGLWHLDADQITKGYREFQYVLGTCKFRDCKHLNDPGCALREAVEQGKIDPVRFKNYHNLIESLSETKGHRHFFTQDNG; from the coding sequence TTGAGCAAACAAAAATTAACTTACAATCAGCAACGCAGAATTCGCTCTAATAATGCGAAAACATTACAACGTCACAAATCAAGAAATGAGGATATTCAGTGGCAAGATGAAATGCTTGGCCCAACGCAAGAAGGTACAGTGGTAACCCGTTATTCTTTGCACGCCGATGTGGAAAATGAGCAAGGTGAAATTTTCCGCTGTAATTTACGTCGCACTTTGGCAAATTTAGTGGTTGGCGACAGAGTGCTGTGGCGTAAAGGCAGCGAGCAGTTACAAGGGGTGAGCGGTGTAATTGAAGCCATTCACCCACGTAAAAATGAAATTACACGCCCTGATTATTACGATGGCTTAAAAGTGATCGCAGCAAACATTGATCGCATTATTATTGTGTCCGCAGTGGTGCCTGAGTTGTCTTGGAATATTGTCGATCGCTATTTAGTAGTGTGTGAAAATGCGAAAATCCCTGCGGTGATCGTGATTAATAAAGCTGATTTATTATCGGAAACCCAGCGTGCGGCAGTGGAAAAACAACTTAAGGTTTATGAAAAAATTGGCTATCAAACGCTAATGATTTCTGCTAAAACAGGCGAAAATATGCAAAATCTCACCGCACTTTTATCGCAAGGCACGTCCATTTTTGTGGGGCAATCAGGGGTAGGTAAATCCAGTTTAATCAACAGCATTTTACCTGATGTGAATGCACAGGTTGGTGCGGTGAGCGAGGGAACAGGATTAGGCCGCCACACAACCACCTCTTCTCGTCTTTATCATTTACCGCAAGGCGGCGATCTGATTGATTCACCGGGGATTCGTGAGTTTGGTTTATGGCATTTGGACGCAGATCAAATTACGAAAGGATACCGTGAATTTCAATATGTGCTAGGCACTTGTAAATTTAGGGATTGTAAACATTTGAATGATCCGGGGTGTGCATTGCGTGAAGCCGTTGAGCAAGGAAAAATCGATCCCGTAAGATTTAAAAACTATCATAATTTAATTGAAAGTTTATCTGAAACAAAGGGGCATAGACACTTCTTCACTCAGGACAATGGTTAA